From Pyrenophora tritici-repentis strain M4 chromosome 1, whole genome shotgun sequence, the proteins below share one genomic window:
- a CDS encoding fungal specific transcription factor domain containing protein, with the protein MITTPQSQRRKISETPAKDESNGTTLKNPRAFPSSSVSIDRPDYACVNTANPSTSNAAADYTNPPSSRDSPVPQGGQRDQQGHYVGSSSAVSFLIRIQRRLHQDSSLSHDSTIFTFGDAPLPEFDLSLFLLPPKPDAQRLVERYFDYAAPTHRFLHRPSIEKLVEEFYETQGEMRGKEDGKAKAALLMVVFAQAQAYMPPGSAVRNNSARYFFAAEHQLSKERGAVRLASVQARLLQCFYLLTQSRINHCWSLFGTLSHLVLAIGLNRSRRCDPSNNIDYVELECRRRLFWCAYSLDKYLAAALGRPRTFKDEDIDQELPTVVNDSDLLPNYIKPTAPNCHSVMTAPVEHIKLTRIVSLVLRDLYCIRPPSLARRIELSTKYTSDLHAWHNSLSGFLAGSGFEGGFDSQLLIPIYQRQRSVLNLAYHHALLLIHRPFLLRDFASLTHMPTHPNWSANPVRTHDTSTNITACLEAAMAILRIVDDVFISSNLFRSFWFTQYYAFCAVVVLYVHRIQQGLGVEMKVRSEGYFEKAVMCQRQLETVSDTDCLARRYCLVLEELRVEAVRQSGRLLKPVAATSAPVTEENSAEANPDMPRPALLPMPTSTPQDNPPSPTGGLSNTPYNGNVPATPDSAAALNNPIFNSDLFDWSDLASWGQFEGLVTAGNGMYDRSMLADDGDFQVDFGL; encoded by the exons ATGATCACAACTCCGCAGTCTCAGAGGCGAAAGATATCAGAGACACCTGCCAAAGATGAGTCCAATGGGACGACATTGAAGAATCCACGCGCCTTTCCAAGCTCTTCCGTCTCTATCGACCGGCCAGATTATGCTTGTGTCAATACCGCCAACCCAAGCACTTCTAATGCGGCTGCTGACTACACCAATCCTCCTTCTTCGCGCGACTCGCCCGTGCCGCAAGGAGGTCAAAGAGACCAGCAAGGCCATTACGTTGGTTCTTCGAGTGCTGTCTCTTTCCTGATTCGTATTCAGAGGCGCCTACATCAAGACTCGTCTCTGTCGCATGACTCTACCATCTTCACCTTTGGTGATGCTCCACTACCAGAGTTTGATCTGTCCTTGTTCTTACTACCTCCCAAGCCTGATGCGCAGAGACTTGTGGAAAGGTACTTCGACTATGCGGCACCAACGCACCGTTTTCTACACCGACCTAGTATCGAAAAGTTGGTCGAAGAATTCTACGAGACCCAGGGTGAAATGAGAGGTAAAGAAGATGGTAAAGCGAAAGCTGCGTTATTGATGGTGGTTTTCGCACAGGCGCAAGCGTACATGCCACCTGGCAGTGCCGTTAGGAATAATAG CGCCCGCTATTTCTTCGCTGCCGAGCACCAACTCTCCAAGGAACGTGGAGCTGTAAGACTAGCGAGCGTGCAGGCAAGATTGCTGCAGTGCTTTTATCTACTAACGCAATCTCGCATCAACCACTGCTGGAGTTTATTCGGCACGCTTTCGCATCTCGTGCTTGCCATTGGCTTAAATCGTAGTAGGAGATGCGATCCATCAAACAACATCGACTATGTGGAACTTGAGTGTAGAAGACGGCTGTTCTGGTGTGCATACTCCCTAGACAAGTATCTTGCCGCAGCCCTTGGTCGGCCGCGTACTTTCAAGGACGAGGATATCGATCAG GAACTTCCAACTGTGGTGAACGACAGTGACCTACTTCCAAATTACATCAAGCCCACGGCTCCAAATTGCCACTCCGTAATGACGGCGCCAGTCGAACACATCAAGCTAACCCGAATCGTCTCTCTCGTACTGCGAGATCTATATTGCATTCGACCTCCAAGTCTAGCCCGTCGCATTGAGCTCTCAACAAAATACACTTCGGATCTGCACGCATGGCACAACTCACTCTCGGGTTTCCTCGCAGGATCGGGGTTTGAAGGAGGCTTCGACAGCCAGTTATTGATACCCATCTACCAGCGCCAGCGTTCCGTACTCAACTTGGCGTACCACCACGCGCTGCTGCTCATTCACCGTCCCTTTCTACTGAGGGATTTTGCGAGCTTGACGCATATGCCCACACACCCCAACTGGAGTGCCAATCCAGTCAGGACTCATGACACATCCACTAATATCACGGCTTGTCTCGAAGCCGCCATGGCAATCTTGCGCATTGTCGATGACGTCTTCATCTCGTCGAACCTTTTCCGCTCCTTCTGGTTTACACAGTATTATGCGTTTTGTGCTGTGGTGGTGTTGTATGTCCATCGTATTCAGCAAGGTTTGGGTGTTGAGATGAAGGTGAGGAGCGAGGGCTATTTCGAGAAGGCAGTCATGTGCCAAAGACAGCTGGAGACCGTTAGTGATACCGACTGTCTTGCACGTCGATACTGTCTGGTTCTGGAAGAACTGAGGGTAGAGGCTGTGCGGCAATCAGGAAGACTGTTGAAACCGGTAGCGGCAACTTCCGCGCCGGTCACAGAAGAA AATTCAGCCGAGGCAAACCCCGATATGCCGCGACCAGCATTGCTTCCGATGCCGACCTCTACACCACAGGACAACCCACCGAGCCCCACTGGGGGTCTATCAAATACTCCATACAATGGCAATGTTCCCGCGACACCGGACAGTGCGGCAGCGCTCAACAACCCAATCTTCAATTCCGATCTCTTTGACTGGTCTGATTTGGCAAGCTGGGGACAGTTCGAGGGTCTCGTTACTGCTGGTAATGGCATGTATGACCGAAGCATGTTGGCAGATGATGGGGATTTTCAAGTAGATTTTGGACTCTAA
- a CDS encoding ubiquitin multi-domain protein, translating into MQIKVRTLTGKEIELDIEADYKVSRIKERVEEKEGIPPAQQRLIYGGKQMSDDKTASDYQLEGGATLHLVLALRGGF; encoded by the exons ATGCAGATCAA AGTACGAACACTCACCGGCAAGGAGATTGAGCTCGATATCGAGGCAGACTACAAG GTCTCGAGGATAAAGGAGCGCGTTGAGGAGAAGGAGGGTATTCCACCGGCGCAGCAACGTCTGATCTACGGAGGAAAGCAGAT GAGCGATGACAAGACCGCATCAGACTACCAGCTCGAGGGTGGTGCTACTCTGCACTTGGTACTCGCGCTTCGCGGTGGCTTCTAG